Genomic segment of Paenibacillus sp. FSL R5-0623:
GCCATGCCGGGGACAGTTTGGGGCTTAACAATATCGCTCAGAGGATTCGCCTCATGTATGGAGAAGGCGGCAGCCTAAGCATTGATGGGAGTCCCGGGCAGGGACTGGTGGTCACGATATCCATTCAACTTCTACCGAAAGGGGATTGAAGCGCATGTATAAAGTCTTGCTTGTAGAGGATGAGACGGTCATCCGTCAGGGACTGAGGGAGCTGATCGTACAAGTGTCTTCTCAGTTTCAGGTAACGGGCGAAGCGTCGAGCGGTACCGAGGCGCTGGATTTTCTGAGATGTGAGGTGCCGGACGTGTTAATCACGGATATCCGCATGCGTGAAATGGACGGTTTAACTTTGGTAAGCAAAGCCAGAGACATGTATCCTGAATTGCTAATGCTCATCATAAGCGGCTATGGCGAGTTTGAATATGCACGCAGAGCGATGGAGTTTGGGGTGTTGAACTATCTGTTGAAGCCAATCGATCGTTATGAACTGGCATCATGCATACAAAAGATTCAATTGCTGCTGGATCGCAGATATGGTATTTCAACCCTTTCGATCCCGGAGTCATCTGGGAAAACAGAACACGCTGGTGGAGATACGCGGAAGATTATCCGAGATGTGAAGGAGCACATCAAGCAACATCCCGATGGAGATCTGCGACTTCAGACGATAGCAGATCTTGTTAACTTGAACCCTACTTATTTAAGCCAGTTGTTCAAGAACGAAATAGGCATCAATTATTCCGAATACATCACTGAGGCACGTATGGAGCGGGCCAAGTGGTTGCTGATCAACACGGGTCTCAAAATCTATGATGTGGCACGGTTATCCGGGCATCAGAGCCCCAAACACTTCATGCTGGTGTTCAAGCAGCAGGTGGGATGGACCGCAGGAGAATATCGAGACCGATTCAGTATCTCTTGAAAAACCATACCATTTCTGTAGTTGACGTGATTTAAGGGGGAATGATGCTTTCGTTATACTTTGGTTGCACATGTATACCACGACTTCCATAAGGGGGATTTCCATGAAAAAAGCAGGACTGATACTGGTGTTTATACTCATGATGATGGCTTCAATCGCGTGCACAAGCTCTAATTCCAGCAGTGAATCTGGCAGTTCAAGCGGAGAGAACGGAGAGGTCGAGCTGAAGTTCATGATGTGGGGCAATCAGGCGCATATGGATGTATACAACAAGTTGATCGATGACTTTACGCGGGAAAATCCAGGCATCAAAGTAACGATGGAATCCGTACCTTTCGCAGAATACCAGCAAAAAATTTCGGTGCTTGCCGCCGGAGGCTCTCTTCCCGATCTCGCCTGGGTATCGGAGCGAATGGTGCCACAATTCAAGTCCAACCACATCCTGGCCGATGTATCCGAGTTCAAGGATGATGCACAGTTTAAGCTGGATGATTATATTCCAAGTACATTGGATTTGTTCCGTGATGGCGATGAACTGCTGGGACTACCTTTTTCTACACCTCCGGTGGTCATGTTTTACAATAAAACGCTGTTCGACCAAGCCGGCCTGACTGATCCAAACTCACTTGCCACCCAAGGAAAATGGACATGGGAACAGTTCGAAGAGTCCGCCAAAGCCATTACCAGCAAGGATGCGACTAACCGAATCTATGGCGCCAACTTTTTTCGCGACTGGAAGACCTGGGCGGTGCTTTCCTCCTACTCCTGGTCCAATGGAAGCGGTCCATTCGACGAAGGCATGACAACGTTCACCTGGAACGATGCCTATGGCGTACAGACCTTTGAATTACTAGAACGCATGATGTTCACCGATGAATCACACCCGAAGGCGGGCGAACAGGTCAGCTTTGATGCGGGTAATGTGGGCATGTTCTTTGATAATTACAGCTATGTTTCCAAAGCAAGAGAAATTACGGATTTTGAATGGAGCATCGCTCCTATGCCTTCCGGCTCTCAAGGCAGTGTGCCGATGCTGGGGCAGGCCGGATATGCC
This window contains:
- a CDS encoding response regulator → MYKVLLVEDETVIRQGLRELIVQVSSQFQVTGEASSGTEALDFLRCEVPDVLITDIRMREMDGLTLVSKARDMYPELLMLIISGYGEFEYARRAMEFGVLNYLLKPIDRYELASCIQKIQLLLDRRYGISTLSIPESSGKTEHAGGDTRKIIRDVKEHIKQHPDGDLRLQTIADLVNLNPTYLSQLFKNEIGINYSEYITEARMERAKWLLINTGLKIYDVARLSGHQSPKHFMLVFKQQVGWTAGEYRDRFSIS
- a CDS encoding sugar ABC transporter substrate-binding protein; translated protein: MKKAGLILVFILMMMASIACTSSNSSSESGSSSGENGEVELKFMMWGNQAHMDVYNKLIDDFTRENPGIKVTMESVPFAEYQQKISVLAAGGSLPDLAWVSERMVPQFKSNHILADVSEFKDDAQFKLDDYIPSTLDLFRDGDELLGLPFSTPPVVMFYNKTLFDQAGLTDPNSLATQGKWTWEQFEESAKAITSKDATNRIYGANFFRDWKTWAVLSSYSWSNGSGPFDEGMTTFTWNDAYGVQTFELLERMMFTDESHPKAGEQVSFDAGNVGMFFDNYSYVSKAREITDFEWSIAPMPSGSQGSVPMLGQAGYAMFNDSKHPEETKKLLKYFASEQGIQATATYFVPPRTSVLNSDAFILQPNNPSKEHIVQAVIDEMPKARLIPGHIRWQDIDNAVLQGFDRLFAKTATAEDNLKQMQEEIQSVLQP